One Rhodothermales bacterium genomic window carries:
- a CDS encoding glycosyltransferase, protein MYTASPPHPLGSGPGLDADADLIDLSVIIVNYNVREFLEQALRSVERACADLSVEIFVVDNNSADSSTSMVRSRFPRVHLIANTANTGFSKANNQAIRLARGRFLLILNPDTIVQEDTLSTMVRFMERHPDAGALGCKILNPDGTFAPESRRAFPTPSVAFYRLIGLSKLFPKSPVFARYNLSYIPNTETSEVDALSGSCMMVRRAALLFSREHAERLSQEQPGFSFDDLEHLNGSAGAGLLDEDFFMYGEDLDWCYRIQKAGWKIYYTPETQIIHYKGESTKKGELRYVQLFYGAMLLFTEKHFQSGYSWLIRPLLHVGIFIRAAAQVLINGYRRYRWPIVDAVVIYLLMLLAGILRFSSLDIAMPPLFLTVVIPIYVLSTVAGTAAAGGYRGSGHTRIRPIVVGNVLGIMTLATAAVFLPSIAFSRLVVLIAFSASLAFGFLMRVVLRVRRHLMRDGFHRAILVGGAGEANRLERTLISHPNPPCKLVGYVSLDDEPPRPAERMVPYLGALRHIRDFIRLQQIDAVVFASNGISNRVVFAQIQELRDLDIEFKILSESGKHIIGHSTVDDLSYPTRVTADYTLGRRRSQLGRRLFEVPVALIGITLHPLIVLCSDTWEQSRWFRGLRRRTRQFPAVLNGSRSLVGYRVNEPIAIPTEWNLKPGVFTITETLATDDPDDHEINRAYWFYVRHQCATLDLDIILHTIKKKLQR, encoded by the coding sequence ATGTACACTGCGTCCCCCCCGCATCCGCTCGGGAGCGGCCCAGGCCTCGACGCCGACGCCGATCTGATCGACCTCTCTGTCATCATCGTCAATTATAACGTCCGCGAATTCCTGGAGCAGGCCCTCCGTTCGGTAGAGCGGGCCTGTGCCGACCTCTCCGTCGAAATTTTTGTCGTAGACAATAACTCCGCAGACAGCTCCACGTCGATGGTGCGCTCCCGCTTTCCGCGGGTGCATCTAATCGCCAACACCGCCAACACCGGTTTCAGCAAGGCCAACAACCAGGCCATTCGGCTGGCGCGCGGCCGCTTTCTCCTTATCCTGAACCCCGATACGATTGTCCAGGAGGACACGTTGTCGACCATGGTGCGCTTCATGGAGCGCCACCCGGACGCCGGCGCGCTGGGCTGCAAGATCCTGAATCCCGACGGCACGTTCGCGCCCGAGAGCCGGCGCGCCTTCCCCACCCCGAGCGTGGCCTTCTACCGGCTCATTGGCCTGAGCAAACTCTTCCCGAAGAGCCCTGTCTTCGCGCGCTACAACCTGAGTTATATACCGAACACCGAAACGTCGGAGGTAGACGCACTCAGCGGCTCCTGCATGATGGTTCGCCGCGCCGCCCTCTTGTTCTCACGCGAGCACGCCGAGCGTCTCAGCCAGGAACAGCCGGGGTTTTCCTTCGACGACCTCGAGCACCTGAACGGCTCGGCCGGCGCCGGCTTACTGGACGAGGACTTCTTTATGTACGGCGAGGATCTGGACTGGTGTTACCGGATCCAGAAAGCCGGCTGGAAGATCTATTATACCCCCGAAACGCAGATCATCCATTATAAAGGGGAGAGCACCAAGAAGGGTGAATTGCGCTACGTGCAGCTTTTTTACGGCGCCATGCTGCTGTTCACCGAAAAACATTTTCAGAGCGGGTACTCCTGGTTGATTCGGCCGTTGCTCCATGTGGGTATCTTCATCCGGGCCGCGGCGCAGGTCCTCATTAATGGCTACCGGCGGTATCGCTGGCCGATCGTCGACGCCGTCGTGATCTACCTGCTGATGCTGTTGGCCGGCATCCTGCGCTTCTCGTCGCTCGATATCGCGATGCCGCCCCTGTTCCTCACCGTCGTCATCCCGATCTACGTCCTCAGCACCGTCGCCGGAACGGCCGCCGCCGGGGGATACCGAGGGTCCGGGCATACCCGCATCCGGCCGATCGTGGTGGGTAACGTCCTGGGGATCATGACGCTGGCGACAGCCGCCGTCTTTTTACCGAGCATTGCGTTTTCGCGTCTGGTCGTGCTGATCGCGTTTTCGGCCAGCCTCGCGTTTGGCTTTCTCATGCGGGTCGTATTGCGCGTCCGCCGGCACTTGATGCGCGACGGCTTCCACCGGGCCATCCTGGTGGGCGGCGCCGGGGAAGCGAACCGGCTGGAACGGACGCTCATCAGCCATCCCAACCCGCCCTGCAAGCTGGTGGGGTATGTATCGTTGGATGACGAGCCGCCCCGGCCGGCGGAACGTATGGTGCCCTACCTTGGAGCGCTACGCCATATACGCGATTTTATCCGGCTCCAGCAGATCGACGCCGTCGTATTCGCTTCAAACGGCATCTCGAACCGGGTCGTCTTCGCACAGATCCAGGAGTTGCGGGACCTTGATATTGAGTTCAAGATCCTCAGCGAAAGCGGCAAACATATCATCGGCCATTCTACCGTAGACGACCTCTCCTACCCGACGCGCGTCACGGCCGACTACACGTTGGGTCGGCGCCGAAGCCAGTTGGGCCGGCGGCTTTTCGAGGTGCCTGTAGCCCTCATCGGAATAACGTTGCACCCGCTCATCGTGCTGTGCTCGGACACCTGGGAGCAGTCCCGCTGGTTCCGCGGCCTACGCCGGCGGACCCGCCAGTTCCCCGCCGTCCTCAACGGCAGCCGGTCGCTCGTCGGCTACCGCGTCAACGAACCCATCGCCATCCCCACCGAGTGGAACCTCAAGCCGGGCGTCTTCACCATCACCGAGACCCTCGCCACCGACGACCCCGACGACCACGAGATCAACCGCGCCTACTGGTTCTACGTCCGCCACCAGTGCGCCACCCTCGATCTCGACATTATCCTCCATACAATCAAGAAGAAGCTGCAACGCTGA